From the Harpia harpyja isolate bHarHar1 chromosome 16, bHarHar1 primary haplotype, whole genome shotgun sequence genome, one window contains:
- the RPLP2 gene encoding 60S acidic ribosomal protein P2 isoform X1 — MRYVAAYLLAVLGGNESPTSKDLKKILDSVGIETDDERMNKVISELNGKNIEDVIAQGNGKLASMPAGGAVAVSAGGGSAAPAAAAAPAAAEEKKEEKKEESEESDDDMGFGLFD, encoded by the exons ATGCGTTACGTCGCAGCTTACCTTCTAGCGGTCCTGGGTGGCAACGAGTCTCCCACGTCAAAGGACTTGAAGAAGATCCTCGACAGCGTCGGCATCGAGACGGACGATGAACGCATGAACAAG GTTATTAGTGAGCTGAATGGAAAAAACATCGAGGATGTCATTGCTCAGG GTAATGGAAAACTGGCCAGCATGCCGGCTGGGGGAGCTGTGGCCGTCTCTGCTGGAGGGGGCTCTGccgctcctgctgcagctgctgcccctgCTGCCG ctgaggagaagaaagaagagaagaaggaggagtCTGAAGAATCTGACGATGACATGGGATTTGGCCTATTTGATTAA
- the RPLP2 gene encoding 60S acidic ribosomal protein P2 isoform X2, giving the protein MRYVAAYLLAVLGGNESPTSKDLKKILDSVGIETDDERMNKVMENWPACRLGELWPSLLEGALPLLLQLLPLLPLRRRKKRRRRSLKNLTMTWDLAYLINYLL; this is encoded by the exons ATGCGTTACGTCGCAGCTTACCTTCTAGCGGTCCTGGGTGGCAACGAGTCTCCCACGTCAAAGGACTTGAAGAAGATCCTCGACAGCGTCGGCATCGAGACGGACGATGAACGCATGAACAAG GTAATGGAAAACTGGCCAGCATGCCGGCTGGGGGAGCTGTGGCCGTCTCTGCTGGAGGGGGCTCTGccgctcctgctgcagctgctgcccctgCTGCCG ctgaggagaagaaagaagagaagaaggaggagtCTGAAGAATCTGACGATGACATGGGATTTGGCCTATTTGATTAATTATTTGTTAtag